A region from the Rhodamnia argentea isolate NSW1041297 chromosome 7, ASM2092103v1, whole genome shotgun sequence genome encodes:
- the LOC115742492 gene encoding uncharacterized protein LOC115742492 isoform X2 encodes MQEKLLLFGALLNHLRQGQAEFPLEDEVEVPDFGNDHRFSCSPKSEFMRCTADDDEMISDDEESCLHAKLSTRSSHGKIQEVDFHASVTKEKESPTLSVVVKDAGESVHPIQSASCSLGHATRSRANHCSKASKGKAKAKLSFGFRRKDEHLSCIVRDEIGGSQKVCEQPEIREDVKGIDPGYHGVDASDDFDQEENEDSEVMPSNALLLGHRYAKHSMADLLDGLHDSSSLPNSGRKRQPRMGFANKRSTFSTGQGKPDDEGELEAMDSKSPSEDESNLDELKLPAAYRKRQSMADCIQQVLDSTPLDSGSALITVPKSSGVGLFGKLQQVMQVEKESEQEFLKRLQAGASASRSGFIDVMILSKNLDAKLTVCLCSLEQNQEGTLSSHCSQADLTGRKRTVIFNPRICNDVDLEIGNLIRIYSPWKEVQVMGYEKGIILSTCFSHVSVGLEV; translated from the exons ATGCAGGAGAAACTTCTGCTGTTTGGAGCTCTGTTAAACCATTTGAGGCAG GGGCAAGCCGAGTTCCCTCTGGAGGACGAGGTTGAAGTTCCTGATTTTGGCAATGACCATCGCTTCAGCTGCTCTCCAAAGAGTGAATTCATGCGCTGCACTGCAGATGATGACGAAATGATATCTGATGATGAG GAAAGTTGCTTGCATGCTAAACTTTCCACTCGGTCAAGTCATGGAAAGATTCAGGAAGTTGACTTTCATGCCTCTGTAACGAAAGAGAAGGAATCGCCAACACTCTCTGTTGTAGTCAAAGATGCCGGAGAATCAGTCCACCCTATTCAAAGTGCTTCATGTTCATTGGGACATGCTACCCGCTCTAGAGCAAACCACTGTTCTAAAG CTTCCAAAGGCAAAGCCaaggcaaaattgtcatttggcTTTCGCCGCAAGGATGAACACTTGTCCTGTATTGTGCGGGATGAAATTGGGGGTTCACAAAAAGTATGTGAACAGCCTGAAATACGTGAAGATGTGAAGGGAATAGATCCGGGCTATCATGGTGTAGATGCCTCTGATGATTtcgatcaagaagaaaatgaagattcaGAAGTCATGCCGTCCAATGCGCTACTTCTTGGACATCGATATGCTAAGCATTCTATGGCTGACCTTCTAGATGGACTCCATGACAGCAGTAGCCTTCCAAAT TCTGGTAGAAAAAGACAGCCTAGGATGGGCTTTGCAAACAAGAGAAGTACATTTTCTACGGGACAAGGAAAGCCGGATGATGAAGGGGAGCTCGAGGCAATGGATAGTAAATCACCTAGTGAAGATGAA AGCAACTTAGATGAGCTGAAGCTTCCTGCGGCATATCGTAAACGACAAAGCATGGCAGATTGCATTCAGCAAGTTTTAGATTCTACTCCTTTGGACAGTGGAAGTGCTCTTATCACAGTTCCGAAGTCATCAGG CGTTGGACTATTTGGAAAATTGCAACAGGTCATGCAGGTTGAAAAGGAGAGCGAGcaggaattcttgaagaggctGCAGGCTGGTGCCAGTGCAA GTAGATCAGGCTTCATTGATGTAATGATCCTGTCAAAAAACTTGGATGCAAAGCTCACAGTTTGTCTTTGCTCTCTGGAACAGAACCAAGAG GGAACCCTATCCTCACATTGTAGTCAGGCAGATTTAACAGGAAGAAAGAGGACTGTAATTTTTAACCCAAGAATTTGCAACGATGTTGATCTTGAAATTGGAAACCTGATTCGCATTTATTCCCCTTG GAAGGAGGTTCAAGTCATGGGCTATGAGAAGGGCATTATTTTGTCCACGTGCTTTTCTCATGTATCAGTTGGACTTGAGGTTTGA
- the LOC115742492 gene encoding uncharacterized protein LOC115742492 isoform X1, translating into MRRQNLFPGNPDFDQSFSADEEDIDGDLSDDCVSLGAHAEREDGLQILSQLEKLRDAGETSAVWSSVKPFEGQAEFPLEDEVEVPDFGNDHRFSCSPKSEFMRCTADDDEMISDDEESCLHAKLSTRSSHGKIQEVDFHASVTKEKESPTLSVVVKDAGESVHPIQSASCSLGHATRSRANHCSKASKGKAKAKLSFGFRRKDEHLSCIVRDEIGGSQKVCEQPEIREDVKGIDPGYHGVDASDDFDQEENEDSEVMPSNALLLGHRYAKHSMADLLDGLHDSSSLPNSGRKRQPRMGFANKRSTFSTGQGKPDDEGELEAMDSKSPSEDESNLDELKLPAAYRKRQSMADCIQQVLDSTPLDSGSALITVPKSSGVGLFGKLQQVMQVEKESEQEFLKRLQAGASASRSGFIDVMILSKNLDAKLTVCLCSLEQNQEGTLSSHCSQADLTGRKRTVIFNPRICNDVDLEIGNLIRIYSPWKEVQVMGYEKGIILSTCFSHVSVGLEV; encoded by the exons ATGCGGCGGCAAAACCTTTTCCCGGGAAATCCGGACTTCGACCAGAGCTTCTCAG CCGACGAGGAGGACATCGACGGCGACCTGTCGGATGACTGCGTCTCGTTAGGCGCGCACGCCGAGAGAGAG GACGGACTGCAAATTCTGTCTCAGCTGGAAAAACTTAGAG ATGCAGGAGAAACTTCTGCTGTTTGGAGCTCTGTTAAACCATTTGAG GGGCAAGCCGAGTTCCCTCTGGAGGACGAGGTTGAAGTTCCTGATTTTGGCAATGACCATCGCTTCAGCTGCTCTCCAAAGAGTGAATTCATGCGCTGCACTGCAGATGATGACGAAATGATATCTGATGATGAG GAAAGTTGCTTGCATGCTAAACTTTCCACTCGGTCAAGTCATGGAAAGATTCAGGAAGTTGACTTTCATGCCTCTGTAACGAAAGAGAAGGAATCGCCAACACTCTCTGTTGTAGTCAAAGATGCCGGAGAATCAGTCCACCCTATTCAAAGTGCTTCATGTTCATTGGGACATGCTACCCGCTCTAGAGCAAACCACTGTTCTAAAG CTTCCAAAGGCAAAGCCaaggcaaaattgtcatttggcTTTCGCCGCAAGGATGAACACTTGTCCTGTATTGTGCGGGATGAAATTGGGGGTTCACAAAAAGTATGTGAACAGCCTGAAATACGTGAAGATGTGAAGGGAATAGATCCGGGCTATCATGGTGTAGATGCCTCTGATGATTtcgatcaagaagaaaatgaagattcaGAAGTCATGCCGTCCAATGCGCTACTTCTTGGACATCGATATGCTAAGCATTCTATGGCTGACCTTCTAGATGGACTCCATGACAGCAGTAGCCTTCCAAAT TCTGGTAGAAAAAGACAGCCTAGGATGGGCTTTGCAAACAAGAGAAGTACATTTTCTACGGGACAAGGAAAGCCGGATGATGAAGGGGAGCTCGAGGCAATGGATAGTAAATCACCTAGTGAAGATGAA AGCAACTTAGATGAGCTGAAGCTTCCTGCGGCATATCGTAAACGACAAAGCATGGCAGATTGCATTCAGCAAGTTTTAGATTCTACTCCTTTGGACAGTGGAAGTGCTCTTATCACAGTTCCGAAGTCATCAGG CGTTGGACTATTTGGAAAATTGCAACAGGTCATGCAGGTTGAAAAGGAGAGCGAGcaggaattcttgaagaggctGCAGGCTGGTGCCAGTGCAA GTAGATCAGGCTTCATTGATGTAATGATCCTGTCAAAAAACTTGGATGCAAAGCTCACAGTTTGTCTTTGCTCTCTGGAACAGAACCAAGAG GGAACCCTATCCTCACATTGTAGTCAGGCAGATTTAACAGGAAGAAAGAGGACTGTAATTTTTAACCCAAGAATTTGCAACGATGTTGATCTTGAAATTGGAAACCTGATTCGCATTTATTCCCCTTG GAAGGAGGTTCAAGTCATGGGCTATGAGAAGGGCATTATTTTGTCCACGTGCTTTTCTCATGTATCAGTTGGACTTGAGGTTTGA